The Meiothermus ruber DSM 1279 genome includes the window GCGCGGTTCTGCTGGAGTACTACCACACGCGCCGTGGGCTTGTGGCTTTTTTGATAGAAGGAACCCGCGTGGAAGTGGTGCGCAACCTGGGCTCTTTGGAGCAGGTTCAGCGGCATATCGAGCAGCTCGAGTTCTTCCTGAGCCGTGTGGCTCAGGGTGGCATCATGCTCAAAATTTACGGTGAGGAGACCCTCAAGCGCCTGGTGGATGAGCAGCTCCAGGCCCTGTATCGTCTGCTCATCGAACCCTTGCCGCTACGCTTCTCCGGCCAACCCCTCGTTGTTGTTCCCCATGGGGTGCTGCACGCCGTGCCGTTCGCGGCTTTGTTTGATGGTGAGCGCTACCTGCTGGATCGTGCGGAAGTCTCCTTTACGCCCAGTGCGGCTGTGTACGCTTTGTGCCGTAAGCGCAAGCGCCTCGAGGCCGCTCCGCTGGTGGCTTTTGGCGTTTCCCTCGAGCACATTCCCCAGACCCTTGAAGAGGTCGAACAGATCGGCCGAATCTTCCAGAACGCCCACACCTTTATGGGAGAAAGGGCCACCCTGGAGAATTTCTTTATGGCTGCACCCCAGGCCGGGGTTCTCCACATCGCGACCCACGGGGCTTTCCGCCCCGATAACCCCATGTTCTCGGGCCTGCGCCTGGCCGATGGCTGGCTGGCGGCCCGCGACCTGCACGATATGCGCCTGAAGGCCGAACTGGTGGTGCTTTCGGCTTGCGAGACGGGGCTGGCGAAACAGGTCGGTGGTGACGAGCTGGTGGGCCTGGCACGGGGCTTTTTATGCGCCGGTGCTACCAGCTTAATTACCAGCCTGTGGCCGGTGCGCGACGATGCCACAGCCCAGTTCATGGTCACCCTCTACACCCATCTACGGGCCGGTAAACCCATTGCCACAGCGCTGCGCGAGGCCCAGCTCGCCACACGCAGGGCTTTCCCCAACCCCTATTTCTGGTCGGCCTTTGCCGTTACGGGCGACCCGCACCGCACCCTTCGCTTGTAGGCAGGCCAATTTGCGGCGGAAGCTGGGAACCTGCCTGGGCATTGCGGCCGGTTGCTGTCAGCCAAGCCATCCGCTTTATTGCGCCCTCGAGCTGCCTTGACAATCTGGCTACGAGCATAGAATAGGGTGAAACCTTAGGAGGAAGACGTGAAGCAATGGCTGGCTTCGTTGATCTTGCTGGTTGGAATGGCCTCGGCTCAGACGGAGATCTCGTTTTGGCACAGCATGGACGGCCCCGCCGAGCGGGTGATCGCCCAGTTTGCCAGCGCGTTTAATGCTTCGCAGCGCAACTACCGGGTCACCCCCCGCCTGATTGGCGATTACCGCGAAGGGGAGACCCGCCTGCTGGCGGCGCTGCGGGCCGGTGGTGCGCCGGTGCTGTTCCAGGCTGAGATTCTGCTCTTCCCGCGCCTGGTGGCCGAGGGGGTGGTGCTGCCGCTGGATGAGCTGACCAATACCCTGCCCAAGGCCTTTACCGACGATTTATTCGAGGCGGCCTGGGATTACGGCCTGATTAACAACCGGCGCTACGGGCTGCCTTTCAATACCTCCACCCCGGTGCTTTTCTTCAACGAAAACCAACTGCGGGCCAAAGGGCTCAAGGTGCCCACCAACTGGCGGGAGTTTGAACAGGCGGCCAAGGGCCTGACCAGCCGCACCTCCAAGGGTTTTATCGCCCTTTCGGAGTCCTGGACCTTCGAGGCTCAGGTGACCAGCCGGGGCGGCAACCTGGTCACGGCCGACGGGCGGCCCAATTTTACCTCCCGTGAGGTGGTGGAGGCGCTCGAGTTCCTGCAGCGCCTGGGGCGCGAGGGCAGTACCAGCGTGCGCAACCTCTCGGAGAGCTTTTTTGCCCAGACCGACTTCATCCGCACCAAGGGCATGATGGTGATGGCCTCGATTGCCAACTGGCCGGCTGCCGAGAACGCCTCTTTTGCCTTCAAGCTGGGGGTGGCCCCCATTCCACGCGAATCCAACGGAAAAGTGCCGCTGGGTGGGGCGCAACTGGTGGTGCTGCGTGGGGCCAGCGCCGAACAGCAGCGTGGGGCCTTTGAGTTCTGGCGCTTCCTGATGGAGCCGCAAAACATCAAGACCTGGGTGGAGGCCAGCTACTACGTGCCGCTGCGCAAATCGGCCACGCCGCTGCTGGAAGCTTTCTACCGCGAAAACCCTTACCGCAAGGTGGCTTTCGAGCAGGTTGCGGTGGCCCAACCGCGCCCTCGAGTGCCACAGTTTGCCATCTGGCGCAACTTCCTGGAAGAAGCCCTGGAAAAAGCCCTCAAGGGCAACGTACCGGCTCGCCAGGCCCTGGAAGAGGCCCAGCGCAAAGCCGAAGCGGCGCGCTAAGCTTTGACTGTAATTGCCTTGGTAGGGCGGGTTATCTGCCCAATGGTGGTGCTTTATGCCCATTCTGGTATGGTTCGCTCTGGAAAGCGATACTGCCGCAGAGGTAAGGGTTCAAGCCGACCG containing:
- a CDS encoding ABC transporter substrate-binding protein, whose protein sequence is MASAQTEISFWHSMDGPAERVIAQFASAFNASQRNYRVTPRLIGDYREGETRLLAALRAGGAPVLFQAEILLFPRLVAEGVVLPLDELTNTLPKAFTDDLFEAAWDYGLINNRRYGLPFNTSTPVLFFNENQLRAKGLKVPTNWREFEQAAKGLTSRTSKGFIALSESWTFEAQVTSRGGNLVTADGRPNFTSREVVEALEFLQRLGREGSTSVRNLSESFFAQTDFIRTKGMMVMASIANWPAAENASFAFKLGVAPIPRESNGKVPLGGAQLVVLRGASAEQQRGAFEFWRFLMEPQNIKTWVEASYYVPLRKSATPLLEAFYRENPYRKVAFEQVAVAQPRPRVPQFAIWRNFLEEALEKALKGNVPARQALEEAQRKAEAAR